A genomic stretch from Candidatus Limnocylindrales bacterium includes:
- a CDS encoding Ig-like domain-containing protein, producing MTVSNAISMLSLASALTALVTLAHAQTPPADPTATARQAAPIILTGLDIPDWSRAAAAVVCQPYPSGALTGERTAHNGTTFVPPDVRAGVDPNQIVAFAWRGTGFEEIPVQVDEIMPYCLANPNSDFGIYSGTDKELSYAWDVESWKKVAGTCTAEYDEGESATPDPAPTLDDDDEIVFMASDAGTVAPSGAPLPFGVNALHAVAIVDPLAPTTASFVYLGLREGGSAFDASNGYVSYVRDANADQWIDRSFYADNDPEKLGSSNTGYGPNLSGTVCDENGVPRSSNDRFPRDGVTVSTDTYHWRATGRWMVRNISVARPGAPGVYGPDLVDRWKGRAFQQSPDSTISIVGFEDEQVNWEANSALLGELTGPVRAIRETWGADSGTNVTKTEAFYRDVVTYRYHVRVHPIPPDGLYTSWDYNAGVATTYYNTLKPGGVAIDGVNDDVGNVDAVAGRPAFFDLNDPTFNVPSALLNWEQVSGAGDAGSLVYIIEMKGATSVENSAVVPYYRDDACVDDGTGDDPVQRPWPGESSTDQRVKDGYVALAGGTPYEELECIQKQGAWGAHGVHYFVDGDTDNAFLPETVTEIDAQQWQFMVPTSAPTNVGDAYGNNVRVPLQTAVIPVADAPAGLPPTASNAQATTERDHPVTVTLSAVDNDTCELAFRIVDAPANGDVGEIAGAACAAGSPHSDTAQVTYSPADGFVGTDTFTYVANDGTSDSQPATVTITVTPPPPPCATGPQDGCRLPVKAGKAKITLRNGSDDEEELLSWRWTNGEATATEDFGHPNVDTAYELCVFDAAGEAVAAFATDPEQDCNGRPCWKPVSRGYAFDRRVEDEETGDSSTARLTLRGGEEGKARITASIRGSLLDVGALPAEQPVSVQLRASNGECWEALYSAPARTNTESEFVDNAD from the coding sequence ATGACCGTCTCCAATGCGATCTCGATGTTGAGTCTGGCCTCGGCTCTGACCGCGCTTGTGACCCTCGCTCATGCCCAGACGCCGCCCGCCGATCCGACGGCCACCGCGCGCCAGGCCGCGCCGATCATTCTGACCGGACTGGACATTCCGGACTGGTCGCGAGCGGCAGCGGCGGTCGTCTGTCAGCCCTATCCCTCCGGCGCGCTGACCGGCGAGCGCACGGCACACAACGGCACCACGTTCGTGCCGCCCGACGTCCGCGCGGGCGTCGATCCGAACCAGATCGTCGCCTTCGCCTGGCGCGGCACCGGCTTCGAAGAGATTCCGGTGCAGGTCGACGAGATCATGCCGTACTGCCTGGCCAACCCGAACTCGGACTTCGGCATCTATTCGGGAACCGACAAGGAGCTTTCGTACGCCTGGGACGTGGAGAGCTGGAAGAAGGTGGCCGGCACCTGCACCGCCGAATACGACGAGGGCGAGTCGGCGACGCCCGACCCGGCGCCCACGCTCGATGACGACGACGAGATCGTGTTCATGGCCTCGGACGCCGGCACGGTCGCGCCGTCAGGCGCGCCGCTTCCGTTCGGCGTCAACGCGCTGCACGCGGTGGCCATCGTCGATCCTCTCGCACCCACGACCGCCTCGTTCGTCTACCTCGGCCTCCGCGAAGGCGGCTCCGCCTTCGATGCGAGCAACGGCTACGTCTCCTACGTCCGCGATGCGAACGCGGACCAGTGGATCGATCGCTCGTTCTACGCCGACAACGACCCTGAGAAGCTCGGCAGCAGCAACACAGGCTATGGCCCCAACCTCAGCGGCACCGTCTGCGACGAGAACGGCGTGCCACGCAGCTCCAACGATCGCTTTCCCCGCGACGGCGTGACCGTGTCCACGGACACGTATCACTGGCGCGCAACCGGACGATGGATGGTGCGCAACATCTCGGTCGCCAGACCCGGCGCGCCCGGCGTCTACGGGCCCGATCTCGTCGACCGCTGGAAGGGGCGGGCCTTCCAGCAGTCGCCGGATTCGACGATCTCGATCGTCGGCTTCGAGGACGAGCAGGTGAACTGGGAAGCCAACTCGGCGCTTCTCGGCGAGCTGACCGGCCCGGTGCGCGCGATTCGCGAGACCTGGGGCGCCGACTCCGGCACCAACGTCACCAAGACCGAGGCCTTCTACCGCGACGTCGTCACCTACCGCTATCACGTGCGCGTGCATCCGATTCCTCCCGACGGTCTCTACACGTCGTGGGACTACAATGCGGGCGTGGCCACGACGTACTACAACACGCTCAAGCCCGGTGGCGTGGCCATCGACGGCGTCAACGACGACGTCGGCAACGTCGACGCGGTCGCCGGCCGCCCCGCGTTCTTCGACCTCAACGATCCGACGTTCAACGTGCCCTCGGCGCTGCTGAACTGGGAGCAGGTCTCCGGCGCGGGCGATGCGGGATCGCTGGTCTACATCATCGAGATGAAGGGAGCGACGTCGGTCGAGAATTCGGCGGTGGTTCCCTACTACCGCGACGACGCGTGCGTGGACGACGGAACCGGCGATGATCCGGTGCAGCGCCCGTGGCCGGGAGAATCGAGCACGGACCAGCGGGTCAAGGACGGCTACGTCGCGCTTGCGGGCGGCACGCCCTACGAAGAGCTCGAGTGCATCCAGAAACAGGGGGCCTGGGGCGCCCACGGCGTCCACTACTTCGTGGACGGCGACACCGACAACGCGTTCCTGCCCGAGACCGTGACCGAGATCGACGCCCAGCAGTGGCAGTTCATGGTGCCGACCTCGGCTCCCACCAACGTCGGCGATGCCTATGGCAACAACGTGCGCGTGCCGCTGCAGACGGCGGTCATTCCGGTGGCCGACGCACCCGCAGGCCTGCCGCCGACGGCTTCGAACGCGCAGGCGACGACCGAGCGGGACCATCCGGTGACGGTGACGCTGAGCGCGGTCGACAACGACACGTGCGAGCTCGCGTTCCGCATCGTCGACGCGCCCGCCAACGGCGACGTCGGCGAGATCGCCGGCGCCGCATGCGCCGCCGGCTCGCCGCACAGCGACACCGCGCAGGTCACCTACTCGCCGGCCGACGGCTTCGTCGGCACCGATACGTTCACCTATGTCGCCAACGACGGCACCTCCGATTCGCAGCCCGCGACCGTGACCATCACCGTCACGCCGCCGCCTCCGCCCTGCGCGACCGGGCCGCAGGACGGCTGCCGCCTGCCGGTCAAGGCGGGAAAGGCCAAGATCACGCTGCGCAACGGCAGCGACGACGAGGAAGAGCTGCTGTCGTGGCGGTGGACGAACGGCGAGGCCACGGCGACCGAGGACTTCGGCCATCCCAACGTCGACACCGCCTACGAGCTGTGCGTGTTCGATGCCGCGGGCGAGGCCGTGGCCGCCTTCGCCACCGATCCCGAGCAGGACTGCAACGGCCGTCCGTGCTGGAAGCCGGTCTCGCGCGGATATGCGTTCGACCGGCGCGTCGAGGACGAGGAGACGGGCGACTCCTCCACCGCCAGGCTGACGCTGCGCGGCGGCGAGGAAGGCAAGGCCCGCATCACCGCCTCCATCCGCGGATCGCTTCTGGACGTGGGCGCCCTGCCGGCCGAGCAGCCCGTCTCGGTGCAGCTGCGCGCCAGCAACGGCGAGTGCTGGGAGGCGCTCTACAGCGCTCCGGCCAGGACCAACACGGAGTCCGAGTTCGTCGACAACGCCGACTGA
- a CDS encoding acyltransferase, whose amino-acid sequence MRFRTLDAWRGICALLVALLHFCIQEWPVPPRICQASFVRSAWLFVDFFFVLSGFVIAHAYAERMRSPRHWLAFVLRRFGRLWPLHAFALAAVVAVRLLSPLLVRGQAEPLPWAGRQSVTSLLLDLAMVRPLGLAAVDPAYHLDWNYPSWSIGLEFWVCVVFGLLCLTVRPRPALHAVEAVAIVAAAAAVYLLAGHLDATDDYGIFRCFYGFLLGHLLYVLFVRTRAQALPFASALEVAAVAAVAAFVAVAEHQAWTIAAPLLFAAAIYVFAHEQGFVSRALHASAAQRVGALSYSIYMMHVAVFELILRLLFPILRWSGRRAGFSHLIDGGPQGAAAVAAAEAAQLALALALLLAVASVTYLLVEQPARRRINARAARMEATDR is encoded by the coding sequence ATGCGCTTTCGTACTCTCGATGCCTGGCGCGGTATCTGCGCGTTGCTGGTGGCGCTGCTGCACTTCTGCATCCAGGAATGGCCCGTACCCCCACGGATCTGTCAGGCATCGTTCGTTCGCTCGGCGTGGCTGTTCGTCGACTTCTTCTTCGTGCTCAGCGGCTTCGTCATCGCGCATGCCTACGCCGAGCGGATGCGGTCGCCGCGCCATTGGCTGGCGTTCGTGCTGCGCCGCTTCGGCCGCCTCTGGCCGCTGCATGCGTTCGCGCTGGCCGCAGTGGTTGCCGTGCGGCTCCTTTCGCCGCTCCTCGTCCGCGGACAGGCCGAGCCGCTGCCGTGGGCAGGCCGTCAATCGGTGACGTCACTGTTGCTGGATCTGGCGATGGTGCGGCCGCTCGGTCTTGCCGCCGTCGATCCGGCCTACCATCTGGATTGGAACTATCCGAGCTGGAGCATCGGCCTGGAGTTCTGGGTGTGCGTGGTGTTCGGCCTGCTGTGCCTGACGGTGCGGCCGCGACCCGCCCTGCATGCGGTCGAAGCGGTCGCAATCGTTGCCGCGGCAGCCGCCGTCTACCTTCTCGCCGGCCATCTGGACGCGACCGACGACTACGGCATCTTCCGCTGCTTCTACGGGTTCCTGCTCGGCCACCTCCTGTATGTGCTGTTCGTCCGCACCAGGGCGCAGGCACTGCCGTTCGCGTCTGCCCTGGAGGTCGCTGCCGTGGCCGCGGTCGCCGCCTTCGTCGCGGTGGCCGAGCATCAGGCGTGGACGATTGCGGCGCCGCTGCTCTTCGCCGCCGCCATCTACGTGTTCGCTCATGAGCAGGGATTCGTTTCGCGCGCGCTGCACGCGTCTGCGGCGCAGCGGGTGGGGGCACTGTCGTACTCGATCTACATGATGCACGTGGCGGTGTTCGAGCTGATCCTGCGCCTGCTGTTTCCGATCCTGCGCTGGTCGGGACGGCGCGCCGGCTTCTCGCACCTCATCGACGGCGGACCGCAGGGGGCGGCGGCGGTGGCGGCGGCCGAGGCTGCGCAGCTCGCACTGGCGCTGGCTCTGCTGCTCGCGGTTGCCTCGGTCACCTACTTGCTGGTCGAGCAGCCGGCGCGGCGCCGCATCAATGCACGCGCGGCGAGAATGGAAGCGACGGATCGTTGA
- a CDS encoding MFS transporter, with amino-acid sequence MPHPRLSASTMAAYGGPTVALSFLLFFVLFYFLKFATDVLLLPPATVGALFAVAKLWDAASNPLVGNWSDGARSSWGRRRPFLLAALPLLALTFALLWRPPASMGPHMTTLWVGVGLFGFFTAFAMYAIPHAALGAELSTDSHERTRLFGVKQISFTLGMLVAFAAIQQVMNAADPRAAAAWLALPAVLVAVIVLAITPLVIPDAARRRTHEQSLLQGLRHVWHDDAARMLLVVWFVENLGVGAVGTMAPYIAQYVLERPDIVGVLPASYVLAGVLAIPVWVSVSRRFGTRDTWMASMLLAAVSFAGMTFVDANRLPLVFVLLALAGSAMGCGSVLSSSLMADIIDRDEQRSGHRREGTYYAAMLFALKIGGSLATAGSGFLLGAVDFVPNVEQTDRSLAGMRFLFGGMPAAGYLVGAFLFRKFPLGRRLAVAPEPAPTPAA; translated from the coding sequence ATGCCGCACCCGCGCCTGTCCGCTTCCACCATGGCCGCCTACGGCGGACCGACGGTTGCTCTGTCGTTCCTGCTGTTCTTCGTCCTGTTCTACTTCCTCAAGTTCGCGACCGACGTGCTGCTGCTGCCGCCGGCGACCGTGGGGGCGCTGTTCGCCGTGGCCAAGCTCTGGGACGCGGCCAGCAATCCGCTCGTCGGCAACTGGAGCGACGGTGCGCGTTCTTCGTGGGGACGGCGTCGGCCCTTCCTGCTGGCTGCCCTGCCGCTGCTGGCGCTGACGTTCGCGCTGCTGTGGCGACCGCCGGCGTCGATGGGGCCGCACATGACGACGCTGTGGGTCGGCGTGGGCCTCTTCGGCTTCTTCACGGCCTTTGCCATGTATGCCATTCCGCACGCCGCGCTCGGCGCCGAGCTCAGCACCGACTCGCACGAGCGCACGCGGCTGTTCGGCGTCAAGCAGATCAGCTTCACGCTGGGAATGCTGGTCGCGTTCGCGGCCATCCAGCAGGTGATGAACGCAGCAGACCCGCGCGCCGCCGCGGCCTGGCTGGCACTGCCGGCGGTGCTGGTGGCGGTGATCGTTCTGGCCATCACCCCGCTGGTCATTCCCGACGCAGCCAGACGCCGCACGCACGAGCAGAGCCTGCTGCAGGGTTTGCGGCACGTATGGCACGACGACGCGGCAAGGATGCTGCTGGTGGTCTGGTTCGTCGAGAATCTGGGCGTAGGCGCGGTGGGCACGATGGCTCCCTATATCGCGCAGTACGTGCTCGAGCGGCCCGACATCGTCGGCGTTCTGCCGGCCTCGTACGTGCTTGCGGGCGTGCTGGCCATTCCGGTCTGGGTCAGCGTCTCCCGCCGCTTCGGGACGCGCGACACGTGGATGGCCTCGATGCTGCTGGCAGCCGTATCGTTCGCGGGCATGACCTTCGTGGATGCGAACCGGCTTCCGCTCGTGTTCGTCCTGCTGGCGCTGGCGGGCTCCGCGATGGGCTGCGGCAGCGTGCTGTCGTCGTCGCTGATGGCCGACATCATCGACCGCGACGAGCAGCGCAGCGGTCATCGCCGCGAAGGGACCTACTACGCCGCGATGCTGTTCGCTCTCAAGATCGGCGGCTCGCTGGCGACCGCCGGCAGCGGCTTCCTTCTGGGCGCCGTCGATTTCGTTCCCAACGTCGAGCAGACCGACCGTAGCCTGGCCGGCATGCGCTTCCTCTTCGGCGGGATGCCGGCCGCCGGATATCTCGTCGGCGCCTTCCTGTTCCGGAAGTTTCCGTTGGGCCGTCGCTTGGCCGTCGCGCCTGAGCCGGCCCCGACGCCGGCGGCCTGA